The following are from one region of the Shinella sp. PSBB067 genome:
- a CDS encoding MmgE/PrpD family protein, with protein MSDMEALLDLALMPARAIPESARRMARFSLFDWIVCGRAGRSEPLSGALCALAAAESGAQEAAIFGGGRYPARLAALVNGAVSHALDYDDTHFAHVGHPSVGIYPAALAAGELSNASAAAVADAFLIGAEASVRIGLTLGPAHYNRGFHQTATAGAFGATIAAGRLLGLDREAMRVALGLAATRASGLKSQFGTMGKPYNAGIAASNGVECARLAALGFTSADDGIYGPQGFLPTHTDKEGAGAWDAPPPETFLFEDVKYKLHACCHGTHAMIEALAGAADSVGHPVRAADVRSLHLRTSPRWLKVCDIKQPRTGLEVKFSYNWLAGMVFEGISTASDRAYADALAGDGRLAAFARKVTVSGDDAIGDMQADCRLELEDGTVLHLVHDLSLRLPDQRIELALREKARGLIGTEGDGIWAAVAGLDGISARVLATCLGGKA; from the coding sequence ATGTCGGACATGGAGGCCCTGCTCGATCTCGCGCTCATGCCGGCAAGGGCCATCCCGGAAAGCGCCCGCCGGATGGCCCGTTTCTCGCTGTTCGACTGGATCGTCTGCGGAAGGGCCGGCAGGAGCGAGCCCCTTTCCGGGGCGCTTTGCGCGCTTGCCGCGGCGGAGAGCGGGGCGCAGGAGGCGGCGATCTTCGGCGGCGGACGGTATCCCGCCCGGCTCGCCGCCCTGGTAAACGGCGCCGTCAGCCATGCGCTCGATTATGACGATACCCATTTCGCCCATGTGGGACATCCCTCCGTCGGCATCTATCCGGCCGCGCTCGCTGCCGGCGAACTGAGCAATGCATCGGCCGCCGCCGTTGCGGACGCCTTCCTGATCGGTGCCGAGGCTTCGGTGCGGATCGGCCTCACGCTCGGACCGGCGCATTACAACAGGGGTTTTCACCAGACGGCCACCGCCGGCGCCTTCGGGGCGACCATTGCCGCAGGGCGCCTGCTCGGGCTCGACCGCGAGGCGATGCGTGTTGCACTGGGGCTGGCGGCGACCCGTGCCTCGGGCCTCAAATCCCAGTTCGGAACGATGGGCAAACCGTATAATGCCGGCATCGCGGCCTCCAACGGTGTGGAATGCGCCCGCCTTGCGGCGCTTGGCTTCACCTCCGCCGATGACGGGATTTACGGGCCGCAGGGCTTCCTGCCCACCCATACCGACAAGGAGGGCGCCGGCGCCTGGGACGCTCCGCCGCCGGAAACGTTTCTTTTCGAGGACGTCAAATACAAGCTGCACGCCTGCTGTCACGGGACGCATGCGATGATCGAGGCGCTCGCAGGCGCGGCAGATAGCGTCGGCCATCCGGTTCGTGCGGCGGACGTCAGGTCGCTTCACCTGAGGACAAGCCCGCGCTGGCTGAAAGTATGCGACATCAAGCAGCCCCGCACCGGCCTGGAAGTGAAGTTCAGCTATAACTGGCTCGCGGGCATGGTATTCGAGGGAATATCCACGGCCAGCGACCGGGCCTATGCCGACGCGCTCGCAGGTGACGGGCGCCTTGCCGCCTTTGCCCGCAAGGTCACCGTCAGCGGGGACGATGCCATCGGCGACATGCAGGCCGATTGCCGGCTGGAACTTGAGGACGGAACGGTCCTGCATCTCGTCCACGACCTCTCCCTGCGCCTGCCCGATCAGCGGATAGAACTGGCGCTCCGGGAAAAGGCGAGGGGCCTGATCGGCACAGAAGGCGATGGAATCTGGGCGGCGGTCGCGGGCCTCGACGGTATCTCCGCGCGCGTCCTGGCGACCTGCCTGGGAGGCAAGGCATGA
- a CDS encoding CoA ester lyase yields the protein MLDWQCLLFVPVGADRHLESAIRHRPDAVILDLEDAIAPDGKQKARQDLARFQARLAEAGIDCAVRVNSPLGMMAADIQAVDPATAQALILPKCEGRRQIENAVELAGGNIGIIALVETPRGVEGTALLADTPGLAGLMLGSEDLSAALGVHPDRGVLEWPAARLAMAAAGRGLLAIGFPGSIANFRDLELYRRQIERARHLGMNAVAAIHPAQIPVIRDALAPDESEAAWARKVLSCLEASAGGPVFALDGLMIDAPVIARARRIVARVG from the coding sequence ATGCTCGATTGGCAATGCCTGCTCTTCGTGCCGGTCGGGGCCGATCGGCACCTCGAGAGCGCCATCCGCCACAGGCCGGATGCGGTTATACTGGATCTCGAGGACGCGATCGCGCCCGACGGCAAGCAGAAGGCGCGGCAGGATCTCGCGCGCTTTCAGGCAAGGCTGGCCGAGGCCGGCATCGATTGCGCCGTGAGGGTCAATTCGCCTCTCGGCATGATGGCGGCCGATATCCAGGCAGTCGACCCAGCAACGGCCCAAGCGCTGATCCTGCCGAAATGCGAAGGCCGGCGGCAGATCGAAAACGCCGTCGAGCTGGCGGGCGGGAACATCGGCATCATCGCGCTCGTGGAGACGCCGCGCGGCGTGGAGGGCACGGCGCTTCTGGCCGACACGCCGGGCCTTGCCGGTCTCATGCTCGGATCGGAGGACCTTTCCGCCGCGCTGGGCGTCCATCCCGACCGGGGCGTGCTCGAATGGCCCGCGGCGAGGCTGGCCATGGCCGCGGCCGGCCGTGGCCTGCTCGCCATCGGGTTTCCAGGTTCCATCGCCAATTTCCGGGACCTGGAGCTTTATCGCCGGCAGATCGAGCGCGCCCGCCATTTGGGCATGAACGCCGTGGCGGCCATTCACCCCGCGCAGATACCGGTCATCCGCGATGCGCTTGCTCCGGATGAAAGCGAAGCCGCATGGGCGCGCAAGGTACTCTCCTGCCTGGAGGCGTCCGCTGGCGGGCCGGTTTTCGCGCTGGACGGCTTGATGATCGATGCGCCCGTCATCGCAAGGGCAAGAAGGATCGTTGCGCGCGTGGGATGA
- a CDS encoding acyl-CoA dehydrogenase family protein: MTSFDPTADYAAIREGVAKVCANYPGAYWRDLDARRAYPREFVNALIHEGYLAAMIPEEYGGSGLNLTASAVILEEIHRNGCNAAACHAQMYTMGTVLRHGNEEQKRRWLPAIADGSVRLQAFGVTEPTSGTDTLALKTTARREGDEYVINGQKIWTSRAEHSDLMVLLARTTPRDQAKSRTDGLSVFLVDLREHVGKGITIRPIRAMINHATTEVFFDNVRIPASSLIGEEDKGFRYILSGMNSERILIAAECIGDAKWFIAKGAAYAKERVIFGAPIGKNQGVQFPLAEAHAHMMAAEAIVYRAAAMYDSGLNPGVEANTAKMLAADASWEAAEACLQTHGGFGFAEEYDVERKFREARLYQVAPISTNLILCYIAEQVLGLPKSYGEAR, from the coding sequence ATGACGAGTTTCGATCCGACCGCTGACTATGCGGCGATCCGTGAAGGCGTGGCCAAAGTCTGCGCGAATTATCCGGGTGCATACTGGCGCGATCTCGACGCCCGGCGTGCCTATCCCAGGGAATTCGTGAACGCGCTCATCCACGAGGGGTATCTCGCGGCGATGATCCCGGAGGAATATGGCGGCTCGGGCCTCAACCTGACGGCATCGGCCGTCATTCTCGAGGAAATTCACCGCAACGGCTGCAATGCCGCCGCCTGCCACGCGCAGATGTATACGATGGGCACCGTGCTGAGGCACGGAAACGAGGAGCAGAAGCGCAGGTGGCTTCCCGCCATCGCCGATGGCTCGGTCCGGCTCCAGGCATTCGGCGTCACCGAACCCACGAGCGGCACCGACACGCTCGCCCTGAAGACCACGGCACGGCGGGAGGGCGATGAATACGTCATCAACGGCCAGAAGATCTGGACCTCCCGGGCGGAGCATTCGGACCTGATGGTGCTGCTCGCCCGCACCACGCCGCGCGACCAGGCAAAATCCAGGACGGACGGCCTTTCCGTCTTCCTTGTCGACCTGCGCGAGCATGTCGGCAAGGGGATCACGATCCGGCCGATCCGGGCGATGATCAATCATGCGACCACGGAAGTGTTTTTCGACAATGTGCGAATTCCGGCGTCCTCGCTGATCGGCGAAGAGGACAAGGGGTTCCGCTACATCCTGTCCGGCATGAATTCCGAGCGCATCCTCATCGCCGCCGAATGCATCGGCGATGCGAAATGGTTCATCGCGAAAGGAGCGGCCTATGCAAAGGAGCGCGTCATCTTCGGCGCGCCGATCGGCAAGAACCAGGGCGTTCAGTTTCCCCTGGCCGAGGCGCATGCCCACATGATGGCGGCGGAGGCGATCGTCTACCGGGCGGCGGCCATGTACGACAGCGGCCTCAATCCGGGCGTGGAGGCCAATACGGCCAAGATGCTTGCGGCGGATGCGAGCTGGGAAGCGGCGGAGGCCTGCCTTCAGACGCATGGCGGTTTCGGCTTCGCCGAGGAATACGACGTGGAGCGCAAGTTCCGCGAGGCGCGCCTCTACCAGGTGGCACCCATCTCCACCAACCTGATCCTGTGCTACATCGCCGAGCAGGTGCTCGGCCTGCCGAAATCCTACGGCGAGGCGCGCTGA
- a CDS encoding LysR family transcriptional regulator, producing MDWDDLRLFLAIARQGTITDAARTLGYDHSTLSRRLSQLEAAIGIELFHRAGRRLRITDAGSRLQRTAEKMETALIRDMAEIDAARAVRGGSVTVGAPEGLGIGYLAGRIGEIVAAYPEISIELIALPRNFSLADREADIAITLDRPTAGDLTFRKLTDYTLQFYGSPAYFTVNAVPRSAQDLQDHRLCGYIDQLLHTDELDYMRALGRNLRAQLKSSSIAAQLQTVLSGAALGVLPRFMAHAYPDLVPILPDTTLTRSYWISFHNDLKRVERLRLVVAAMTGAVARDQAIFR from the coding sequence ATGGATTGGGATGACCTGCGGCTTTTCCTGGCGATCGCGCGGCAGGGGACGATAACCGATGCCGCGCGCACGCTGGGCTACGACCATTCCACGCTGTCGCGACGGCTCTCGCAGCTTGAAGCCGCGATCGGGATCGAGCTTTTCCACCGGGCGGGCCGCAGGCTGCGCATCACCGATGCCGGCTCCAGGCTGCAACGAACGGCGGAGAAGATGGAGACCGCGCTGATCAGGGATATGGCCGAGATCGACGCGGCCCGGGCTGTCCGCGGCGGATCGGTGACCGTCGGTGCGCCGGAAGGGCTCGGGATCGGCTACCTCGCCGGGCGCATCGGGGAGATCGTCGCAGCCTATCCGGAGATTTCCATCGAGCTCATCGCGCTGCCGCGCAACTTCTCGCTGGCCGACCGCGAAGCCGACATCGCCATCACCCTCGACCGGCCGACCGCCGGCGACCTGACCTTCCGCAAGCTGACGGACTACACGCTGCAATTCTACGGCAGCCCGGCCTATTTCACCGTCAATGCGGTGCCGCGCTCGGCGCAGGACCTGCAGGACCACCGGCTCTGCGGATATATCGACCAGCTGCTGCATACCGACGAGCTCGACTACATGCGTGCGCTCGGCAGGAACCTTCGCGCGCAGTTGAAGAGCAGCAGCATCGCCGCGCAGCTTCAGACCGTGCTCAGCGGTGCGGCGCTCGGCGTGCTGCCCAGGTTCATGGCGCATGCCTATCCCGATCTCGTGCCGATCCTGCCGGATACGACGCTGACCCGGTCCTACTGGATCTCGTTTCACAACGACCTGAAGCGCGTCGAGCGCCTGCGGCTGGTCGTTGCGGCCATGACAGGGGCAGTCGCGCGCGATCAGGCGATCTTTCGCTGA
- a CDS encoding CaiB/BaiF CoA-transferase family protein, producing MRDLDGILVVSLEQAVAAPLATSRLADAGARVIKVERPEGDFARGYDHLVHGESAYFVWINRGKESICLDLRQPEDLALLKRMVAEADIFVQNLAPGAAARLGVGADAMTAAHPRLIYVSISGYGENGPYRDQKAYDMLIQGESGLMSVTGTPDGSARVGISVCDIAAGETAYAAMLQSLIARQKTGRGRAVEISLFHTMADWMNVPYLQTRYGEKAPPRLGMRHPTIAPYGAFRCKDGREILLSVQNDREWAAFAQKVLGDASLATDARYARNVARVAHMAEIEAMIAKVMKRYDREEAVALLGEAGIACGRLSTTGDLAAHPQAWHVEVQTPSGPVEMMGRGARFSDASFGGGRVPALGEHSAALRAEFHSRRGRA from the coding sequence ATGCGAGATCTTGACGGGATCCTCGTGGTTTCCTTGGAGCAGGCCGTGGCCGCTCCGCTTGCCACATCCCGGCTTGCCGATGCCGGGGCGCGGGTGATCAAGGTGGAAAGGCCGGAGGGCGATTTCGCCCGCGGCTACGATCATCTGGTGCACGGCGAAAGCGCCTATTTCGTCTGGATCAATCGCGGCAAGGAATCCATCTGTCTCGATCTTCGCCAGCCCGAGGACCTCGCGCTTCTCAAGCGCATGGTCGCGGAGGCCGACATCTTCGTGCAGAATCTCGCGCCTGGGGCCGCGGCCCGCCTGGGCGTGGGCGCCGACGCGATGACGGCGGCGCATCCGCGGCTCATCTATGTCTCGATCTCGGGCTATGGCGAAAATGGCCCCTACCGGGACCAGAAGGCCTACGACATGCTGATCCAGGGCGAAAGCGGCCTGATGTCGGTTACCGGTACGCCGGATGGCAGCGCCCGTGTCGGCATTTCGGTGTGCGATATCGCCGCCGGGGAGACCGCCTATGCCGCCATGCTGCAATCGCTGATCGCCCGCCAGAAAACGGGACGAGGCCGCGCCGTCGAGATTTCCCTCTTCCACACGATGGCCGACTGGATGAACGTGCCCTACCTGCAGACGCGCTACGGCGAGAAGGCCCCGCCCCGCCTCGGCATGCGGCATCCGACCATAGCCCCCTACGGCGCCTTCCGCTGCAAGGACGGGCGCGAGATACTGCTGAGCGTGCAGAACGACCGCGAATGGGCGGCCTTCGCGCAGAAGGTGCTCGGTGATGCGTCGCTCGCGACCGATGCCCGCTATGCACGCAACGTGGCGCGGGTCGCGCACATGGCCGAGATCGAGGCGATGATTGCAAAGGTCATGAAGAGGTACGACCGCGAGGAGGCGGTCGCGCTTCTGGGCGAAGCGGGTATTGCCTGCGGCCGGCTTTCCACGACCGGCGACCTCGCCGCCCATCCGCAAGCCTGGCATGTCGAGGTGCAGACGCCAAGCGGGCCCGTCGAAATGATGGGCCGTGGAGCGCGCTTTTCGGATGCATCTTTCGGGGGAGGGCGCGTGCCGGCGCTCGGCGAGCATTCTGCAGCGCTGAGGGCGGAATTCCACAGCCGGAGAGGCCGCGCGTGA
- a CDS encoding MaoC family dehydratase N-terminal domain-containing protein, which translates to MSGSAWIGRKSRREERITPRQLAEFRVTFGALLDERPVPPGFHWCLVPDLAPAGDLGRDGHPRPGIFVPELPLPRRMWAGGEIAFAREIPPDALMERVSTVRDVVSKSGSTGPLAFVTIDHEWLADGVPVLRERQDLVYREDPKPGEKPKPPQAEPWDVESAVAFMPDATMLFRYSALTFNGHRIHYDHLYATGVEGYDGLVVHGPMQAMVMMNMASRLLGRLPSNFRYRGVSPLICGVEALIEARPAAGGYELRTRTVDGGLTMIASAR; encoded by the coding sequence ATGAGCGGATCGGCGTGGATCGGGCGCAAGAGCCGCCGGGAAGAGAGGATCACGCCGCGCCAGCTCGCCGAATTCCGCGTGACCTTCGGGGCGCTTCTCGATGAGCGCCCGGTTCCACCCGGCTTCCACTGGTGCCTCGTCCCGGATCTCGCACCCGCCGGCGACCTCGGACGCGACGGCCACCCCAGGCCGGGAATTTTCGTACCGGAGCTTCCCCTGCCGCGCCGCATGTGGGCCGGCGGGGAAATCGCCTTCGCCCGGGAGATCCCTCCCGACGCGCTGATGGAGCGGGTGAGCACGGTGCGTGACGTCGTTTCCAAATCCGGATCGACCGGCCCGCTTGCATTCGTGACCATCGACCATGAATGGCTGGCGGACGGGGTCCCGGTTCTCCGGGAACGGCAGGACCTCGTTTACCGGGAGGATCCGAAGCCGGGGGAGAAGCCGAAACCGCCGCAGGCGGAGCCTTGGGACGTGGAAAGCGCGGTGGCTTTCATGCCCGATGCGACGATGCTGTTCCGTTACTCCGCTCTTACCTTCAACGGCCACCGCATCCACTACGACCATCTCTACGCAACCGGCGTCGAAGGGTATGACGGTCTCGTCGTGCACGGTCCGATGCAGGCGATGGTGATGATGAACATGGCAAGCCGGCTCTTGGGGCGGCTTCCCTCGAATTTTCGCTATCGGGGCGTATCGCCGCTGATCTGTGGTGTGGAAGCCCTCATCGAGGCCCGCCCTGCCGCCGGCGGATACGAACTGCGCACCCGCACCGTCGACGGCGGGCTGACCATGATCGCCTCCGCAAGATGA
- a CDS encoding LysR family transcriptional regulator, with protein MDIRHLRYFIAISEERSLSAASQRLGVAQPSLSQHVIRLEEELGVPLMERSPRGIVLTDEGQLLVRHAREICRNLDQCITEMREAGGAVRGQVTFGLPPSISMVMSVPLAETVRIDLPSVRLQAIEAMSGYIRTWLEDGTVEMAFLYYIDRKDQFRARHLLDEQLCFFAAPDNWPLDTKPGVPVRLADIAGLDLILPSPSHGLTRTIQRHATEKGIELNVVIEMDAMTQIKELVARGSGFAIFAPAAAHDFVARGELVKSPIIEPSIWRPVYLVSNPARPMSRACQAVEKITLTVARDLVRRGIWEGKLTPELEAFDG; from the coding sequence ATGGACATCCGGCATTTGCGGTACTTCATTGCGATCTCGGAAGAGCGCTCCCTGTCGGCCGCATCGCAGCGTCTCGGCGTGGCGCAGCCTTCCCTTTCCCAGCATGTGATCAGGCTCGAGGAAGAGCTCGGGGTTCCCCTGATGGAACGATCGCCGCGGGGAATCGTGCTGACGGACGAGGGCCAGCTTCTCGTGCGCCATGCCCGGGAGATATGCCGCAATCTCGACCAGTGCATCACGGAAATGCGCGAGGCGGGCGGAGCCGTGCGGGGCCAGGTGACCTTCGGTCTGCCGCCGTCGATCTCCATGGTCATGTCCGTTCCCCTGGCGGAAACCGTCCGCATCGATCTGCCGTCCGTCCGCCTGCAGGCCATCGAGGCGATGAGCGGCTATATCCGCACATGGCTGGAGGACGGCACGGTGGAAATGGCGTTTCTCTACTACATCGACAGGAAGGACCAGTTCCGGGCGCGCCATCTCCTGGACGAGCAGCTCTGTTTCTTCGCCGCCCCTGATAACTGGCCGCTCGACACAAAGCCGGGCGTGCCAGTGCGCCTTGCCGATATCGCCGGGCTGGATCTGATCCTGCCCTCTCCCAGCCATGGCCTGACCCGGACCATTCAGCGTCACGCCACGGAAAAGGGCATCGAGCTGAACGTCGTCATCGAAATGGATGCGATGACCCAGATCAAGGAACTGGTCGCCCGCGGATCCGGATTTGCCATATTCGCGCCCGCCGCGGCGCACGATTTCGTCGCGCGCGGCGAGCTGGTGAAGTCCCCGATCATCGAACCGTCGATCTGGAGACCGGTCTATCTCGTGTCGAACCCGGCGCGCCCGATGAGCAGGGCCTGCCAGGCCGTGGAGAAGATCACCCTGACCGTGGCCCGCGATCTCGTCAGGCGCGGCATATGGGAAGGCAAGCTGACGCCCGAGCTCGAAGCGTTCGACGGCTAG